The Aythya fuligula isolate bAytFul2 chromosome 2, bAytFul2.pri, whole genome shotgun sequence genome contains a region encoding:
- the NEUROD6 gene encoding neurogenic differentiation factor 6, producing MLTLPFDESVVMPESQMCRKFSRESDDQKQMKNPESFSKQIVLRGKNIKRSPGEDTEKEEEEEEREEEDENGLPRRRGLRKKKTSKIRMERIKFRRQEANARERNRMHGLNDALDNLRKVVPCYSKTQKLSKIETLRLAKNYIWALSEILRIGKRPDLLTFVQNLCKGLSQPTTNLVAGCLQLNARSFLMGQAGEGAHHARSPYSTFYPPYHSPELGTPPGHGTLDNSKSMKPYNYCSAYESFYESTSPECASPQFEGPLSPPPINYNGIFSLKQEESLDYGKNYNYGMHYCAVPPRGPLGQSSMFRLPTESHFPYDLHLRSQSLTMQDELNAVFHN from the coding sequence ATGCTAACACTACCGTTTGATGAGTCTGTTGTAATGCCAGAATCCCAGATGTGCAGAAAGTTTTCCAGAGAAAGCGATGaccaaaagcaaatgaagaacCCAGAAAGCTTTTCGAAGCAGATTGTACTCCGAGGAAAGAATATTAAAAGATCTCCTGGAGAAGacacagagaaagaggaggaagaggaagagagggaagaggaggatgagaaCGGCTTGCCCAGGCGAAGGGGTCTTCGGAAAAAAAAGACGAGCAAGATCAGGATGGAAAGGATCAAATTCAGGCGACAAGAAGCCAACGCGAGAGAGAGGAACCGGATGCACGGCCTTAACGATGCCCTGGACAATTTAAGGAAAGTGGTCCCTTGTTACtctaaaacacaaaaactgtCTAAAATAGAAACCTTAAGACTAGCCAAGAACTACATTTGGGCTCTTTCTGAAATCCTGCGAATTGGCAAGAGGCCTGACCTGCTCACCTTCGTCCAAAACTTGTGCAAGGGTCTGTCCCAGCCAACAACAAACTTGGTGGCGGGATGCCTGCAGCTGAATGCCCGAAGCTTTCTGATGGGCCAGGCGGGTGAAGGCGCCCATCACGCCCGCTCACCCTACTCCACCTTCTACCCCCCCTACCACAGCCCTGAGCTCGGCACCCCCCCAGGGCATGGGACTCTCGACAACTCCAAGTCCATGAAACCCTACAACTACTGCAGCGCGTACGAGTCCTTCTATGAGAGCACTTCCCCCGAGTGTGCCAGCCCACAGTTTGAAGGTCCCTTAAGTCCTCCCCCAATTAACTATAATGGGATATTTTCCCTGAAGCAAGAAGAAAGCTTGGACTATGGCAAAAATTACAATTACGGCATGCATTACTGTGCAGTGCCACCCAGGGGTCCCCTTGGGCAGAGCTCGATGTTCAGGTTGCCTACAGAGAGCCACTTCCCTTACGACTTACATCTGCGCAGCCAGTCTCTCACCATGCAAGATGaattaaatgcagtttttcataattaa